In Lotus japonicus ecotype B-129 chromosome 5, LjGifu_v1.2, one genomic interval encodes:
- the LOC130720325 gene encoding uncharacterized protein LOC130720325: MAKTLSLRFLLPWEPLLFPSSRVPLHVSSSRLQTFQVRSPLWFHLVSANASGSDRFDHLVSANASGSGRLDHLVSPNASGSDRFDLLVSANASGLATKRLGFSQTVPILILRVWILCLLAALSSSPRTQFNVMPRFKRFHNPQKSAPGSLVEASSQSIEASSQSAPEVSQKAPPSKNPVTTPSWNVEAIGTHLVLAINSYK; encoded by the exons ATGGCGAAAACTCTTTCACTGaggtttcttcttccttgggaacCCTTGCTTTTTCCCTCTTCTCGCGTTCCTCTTCACGTTTCTTCTTCTCGATTGCAAACGTTTCAGGTTCGATCTCCACTTTGGTTTCATCTCGTTTCTGCAAACGCTTCAGGTTCAGATCGGTTCGATCATCTCGTTTCTGCAAACGCTTCAGGTTCAGGTCGGTTAGATCATCTCGTTTCTCCAAACGCTTCAGGTTCAGATCGGTTCGATCTTCTGGTTTCTGCAAACGCTTCAGGATTGGCAACGAAGAGATTGGGGTTTTCACAAACAG TTCCGATCTTGATACTTAGGGTTTGGATTCTCTGTCTGCTTGCTGCTCTATCTTCATCGCCCAGGACTCAATTCAACG TGATGCCAAGGTTCAAGCGTTTCCACAACCCACAAAAATCAGCACCTGGATCATTGGTTGAAGCTTCTTCACAATCAATTGAAGCTtcttcacaatcagctcctgAAGTCTCTCAAAAAGCCCCACCATCTAAGAACCCCGTGACTACACCATCTTGGAATGTTGAAGCAATAGGAACACACCTTGTGTTAGCAATTAACTCTTACAAATGA
- the LOC130721229 gene encoding proline-rich receptor-like protein kinase PERK7, producing the protein MDWDTRLKIAIGSAKGLAYLHEDCHPRIIHRDIKGANILIENNFDAKVADFGLAKFNQDTNTCFYLCDGNIWVKY; encoded by the exons ATGGACTGGGACACCAGGCTCAAAATTGCGATTGGATCAGCCAAAGGACTTGCTTATTTACATGAGGATT GTCACCCTCGCATCATTCACCGAGACATAAAGGGTGCAAACATTCTAATTGAAAACAACTTTGATGCCAAA GTGGCAGATTTTGGATTGGCAAAGTTTAATCAAGACACTAACACATGTTTCTACTTGTGTGATGGGAACATTTGGGTAAAATACTAA